A window of Mycolicibacterium holsaticum DSM 44478 = JCM 12374 genomic DNA:
TCGCCGGGCGCGGCCACGGCATCGGCATCGGCATCCGCATCGGCGTCGGTGCCGGTGGTTTCGATGGTGTCGCCCGGGTTCACCTTGTTGCCGCTTGTCAGATCCGTTGCCCCGGCGCGCTTCTTGACCTTGGTGAGCAGCGACGCGGTTTCGGGCTCGTCGGCGGTCTCGGCTGTCTCGGCGGTGGGCGCCGGATCGGGTTCGCCCGTCCCGTCGACCAGTTCAGTAGGCGAGCTGTCATCGGTGGCATTGATGTTCACCGGCTCGTCGACGGTGCGCGCGGACGACCTGCTGAACTCGTCGACGACGTCGCGGACCACGTTGGGTACGAACTCGACGACGGCCTTGACGACGTCGATCACCCCGTCTCGCACCGCGTTCGCCAGCGCTGCGATGTCCCCGCTCGCGAACGCCTGCCCGATGTTGTACAGCGCGGTCTGCGGTGCTGTGACGAGGTCGCGGACGTCGACGAACAACTTGGTCAGCAGCGGCGGATTCGCAGAGACCGCCACGCCGTCCCACTCGGTGAGCACCCAGCCGTCGTCGGGGTTGCCGGTGACGACGACGACCCCGGTGTTACCCAACGGGCGACGCAGCATCAGTCCCAGGTCCGGATTGTCGACGTTCATCATCACCCAGAACATGATCGTGGCGCCGTGCGCGAATGCCACGGCGTTGCGGTCGCCGCTGTCGTAGATCGTCCGGATCGCGTTGTCCACCCGGGCGTCGAACGCGTTGCCGTCCGGGGCGCCCAACACCGGCACGAACCGGGCGCCCAGCGTCCACAGCGCCGGCGACACGGCATACCCCAGCCGGCCCAGACCGCCGGACTCCGGTGAGCCTTCGAAGATTCCCGCGTTGATCTCGCGCAGACCCGGCAAGACCACCACCGGTTGGCCCAGCATGGCCGCCAGCGGCGCAGCGGTCTGCTGGGTGCGCACCATGTTGGACGCATAGATACCGTCGAAGTCCCTGTCGGCCAGGGCTATTGCGATATCCGCCGCCTGCTGCTGGCCCAGCGTGGTCAGCCCTGGCCCCGGTACCGACGTGTCGATGCGGTCGTCGGCGTTGGCCTGCGACTGCCCGTGGCGGACGAAGGTCAACGTCATCGACTCGGCAGCCCACGCCGGCAGCGCGGAAACGAAGAAGAGGACCGCGGCGATGA
This region includes:
- a CDS encoding histidine phosphatase family protein: MQAASTRRILRVVFTAIIAAVLFFVSALPAWAAESMTLTFVRHGQSQANADDRIDTSVPGPGLTTLGQQQAADIAIALADRDFDGIYASNMVRTQQTAAPLAAMLGQPVVVLPGLREINAGIFEGSPESGGLGRLGYAVSPALWTLGARFVPVLGAPDGNAFDARVDNAIRTIYDSGDRNAVAFAHGATIMFWVMMNVDNPDLGLMLRRPLGNTGVVVVTGNPDDGWVLTEWDGVAVSANPPLLTKLFVDVRDLVTAPQTALYNIGQAFASGDIAALANAVRDGVIDVVKAVVEFVPNVVRDVVDEFSRSSARTVDEPVNINATDDSSPTELVDGTGEPDPAPTAETAETADEPETASLLTKVKKRAGATDLTSGNKVNPGDTIETTGTDADADADADAVAAPGDLKGVVTSLTDRLRATLAPDKPEAADTDTGAEQQPAA